The following are encoded together in the Mycteria americana isolate JAX WOST 10 ecotype Jacksonville Zoo and Gardens chromosome 2, USCA_MyAme_1.0, whole genome shotgun sequence genome:
- the UBA5 gene encoding ubiquitin-like modifier-activating enzyme 5 isoform X1, with amino-acid sequence MAEPSRLEQLERRVRELEEELAREKGGRRAPRARIESMSPEVTDSNPYSRLMALKRMGIVKDYEKIRTFTVAVVGVGGVGSVTAEMLTRCGIGKLLLFDYDKVELANMNRLFFQPHQAGLSKVQAAEHTLRNINPDVQFEVHNYNITTLDNFEHFMDRISNGALEEGKPVDLVLSCVDNFEARMAINTACNELGQIWMESGVSENAVSGHIQLIIPGESACFACAPPLVVAANIDEKTLKREGVCAASLPTTMGVVAGILVQNVLKYLLNFGTVSYYLGYNAMQDFFPTMSMKPNPQCSDQNCRKQQENYKRKEAAQPKQEVIEQEEEIVHEDNDWGIELVSEISEDELKAASGPVPELPEGITVAYTIPNKEENLVTEETVAECEESLEELMAKMRNM; translated from the exons ATGGCGGAGCCgagcaggctggagcagctggagcgGCGTgtgcgggagctggaggaggagctggcCCGGGAgaagggcgggcggcgggcgccgcgggcCCGCATCGAGAGCATGAGCCCGGAGGTGACGGACTCCAACCCCTACAG TCGCTTGATGGCGTTAAAAAGAATGGGAATTGTCAAAGACTATGAG aaaatcCGTACCTTTACAGTTGCAGTAGTAGGTGtaggtggagttggcagtgtgaCTGCTGAAATGTTGACAAGGTGTGGCATTGGTAAG ctgcttctgtttgATTATGACAAGGTGGAATTGGCAAACATGAACAGACTCTTCTTCCAGCCTCATCAAGCTGGATTAAGTAAAGTGCAAGCAGCAGAGCATACTTTGAG GAATATTAATCCCGATGTTCAATTTGAAGTACATAACTACAACATCACCACACTGGACAACTTTGAACATTTCATGGATAGAATAAG TAACGGTGCACTAGAGGAAGGGAAGCCTGTCGATCTTGTTCTAAGCTGCGTGGACAACTTTGAAGCTCGCATGGCAATTAATACG GCCTGCAATGAACTTGGACAAATCTGGATGGAATCTGGAGTGAGTGAAAATGCAGTGTCGGGACATATACAGCTCATCATACCTGGTGAATCTGCTTGTTTTGCG TGTGCTCCTCCGCTTGTAGTTGCTGCAAATATTGATGAGAAAACATTAAAACGAGAAGGAGTTTGTGCAGCTAGTCTTCCTACAACTATGGGTGTTGTGGCAGGAATTCTTgtacaaaatgttctgaa ATACCTGTTAAATTTTGGTACTGTGAGTTATTATCTTGGTTACAATGCGATGCAGGATTTCTTTCCAACTATGTCTATGAAGCCAAACCCACAATGTAGTGACCAAAattgcagaaaacagcaagaaaattatAAG agaaaagaaGCTGCACAACCAAAACAAGAAGTAAttgaacaggaagaagaaatagTACACGAAGACAATGACTGGG GCATTGAATTAGTATCAGAAATTTCAGAAGATGAGCTGAAGGCTGCATCTGGCCCAGTACCTGAGCTTCCTGAGGGAATTACTGTAGCATATACTATCCCAAACAAG GAAGAGAATTTGGTAACTGAGGAGACGGTAGCAGAGTGTGAAGAAAGCCTAGAAGAACTCATGGCCAAAATGAGAAACATGTAG
- the UBA5 gene encoding ubiquitin-like modifier-activating enzyme 5 isoform X2, whose amino-acid sequence MNRLFFQPHQAGLSKVQAAEHTLRNINPDVQFEVHNYNITTLDNFEHFMDRISNGALEEGKPVDLVLSCVDNFEARMAINTACNELGQIWMESGVSENAVSGHIQLIIPGESACFACAPPLVVAANIDEKTLKREGVCAASLPTTMGVVAGILVQNVLKYLLNFGTVSYYLGYNAMQDFFPTMSMKPNPQCSDQNCRKQQENYKRKEAAQPKQEVIEQEEEIVHEDNDWGIELVSEISEDELKAASGPVPELPEGITVAYTIPNKEENLVTEETVAECEESLEELMAKMRNM is encoded by the exons ATGAACAGACTCTTCTTCCAGCCTCATCAAGCTGGATTAAGTAAAGTGCAAGCAGCAGAGCATACTTTGAG GAATATTAATCCCGATGTTCAATTTGAAGTACATAACTACAACATCACCACACTGGACAACTTTGAACATTTCATGGATAGAATAAG TAACGGTGCACTAGAGGAAGGGAAGCCTGTCGATCTTGTTCTAAGCTGCGTGGACAACTTTGAAGCTCGCATGGCAATTAATACG GCCTGCAATGAACTTGGACAAATCTGGATGGAATCTGGAGTGAGTGAAAATGCAGTGTCGGGACATATACAGCTCATCATACCTGGTGAATCTGCTTGTTTTGCG TGTGCTCCTCCGCTTGTAGTTGCTGCAAATATTGATGAGAAAACATTAAAACGAGAAGGAGTTTGTGCAGCTAGTCTTCCTACAACTATGGGTGTTGTGGCAGGAATTCTTgtacaaaatgttctgaa ATACCTGTTAAATTTTGGTACTGTGAGTTATTATCTTGGTTACAATGCGATGCAGGATTTCTTTCCAACTATGTCTATGAAGCCAAACCCACAATGTAGTGACCAAAattgcagaaaacagcaagaaaattatAAG agaaaagaaGCTGCACAACCAAAACAAGAAGTAAttgaacaggaagaagaaatagTACACGAAGACAATGACTGGG GCATTGAATTAGTATCAGAAATTTCAGAAGATGAGCTGAAGGCTGCATCTGGCCCAGTACCTGAGCTTCCTGAGGGAATTACTGTAGCATATACTATCCCAAACAAG GAAGAGAATTTGGTAACTGAGGAGACGGTAGCAGAGTGTGAAGAAAGCCTAGAAGAACTCATGGCCAAAATGAGAAACATGTAG